Proteins encoded within one genomic window of Tamandua tetradactyla isolate mTamTet1 chromosome 11, mTamTet1.pri, whole genome shotgun sequence:
- the DDA1 gene encoding DET1- and DDB1-associated protein 1 isoform X3 — protein sequence MADFLKGLPVYNKSNFSRFHADSVCKASNRRPSVYLPTREYPSEQIIVTEKTNILLRYLHQQWDKKNAAKKRDQEHVDLEGESSAPPRKVARADSQDMHEDT from the exons GCAGATTTTTTGAAAGGATTGCCCGTCTACAACAAAAGCAATTTTAGTCGATTTCACGCTGACTCCGTGTGCAAGGCCTCG AACCGGCGCCCCTCAGTCTACCTGCCCACCCGGGAGTACCCATCCGAACAGA TCATtgtgacagaaaaaacaaatattcttcTGCGCTACTTACATCAGCAATGGGACAAAAAG aACGCCGCCAAGAAGAGAGACCAGGAGCACGTGGACCTGGAGGGCGAGAGCTCGGCCCCGCCCCGCAAGGTGGCCCGGGCCGACAGCCAGGATATGCATGAGGACACATAG
- the ANO8 gene encoding anoctamin-8 — protein MAEATPGAGGTSPEGERGKRPPPEGEPATPAAGVLDKLFGKRLLQAGRYLVSHKAWMKTVPTENCDVLMTFPDTTDDHTLLWLLNHIRVGIPELIVQVRHHRHTRAYAFFVTATYESLLRGADELGLRKAVKAEFGGGTRGFSCEEDFIYENVESELRFFTSQERQSIIRFWLQNLRAKQGEALHNVRFLEDQPIIPELAARGIIQQVFPVHEQRILNRLMKSWVQAVCENQPLDEICDYFGVKIAMYFAWLGFYTSAMVYPAVFGSVLYTFTEADQTSRDVSCVVFALFNVVWSTLFLEEWKRRGAELAYKWGTLDSPGEAVEEPRPQFRGVRRISPVTQAEEFYYPPWKRLLFQLLVSLPLCLASLACVFLLMLGCFQLQELVLNVKGLPRLARFLPKVVLALLVSASAEGYKKLAVWLNDMENYRLESAYEKHLIIKVVLFQFVNSYLSLFYIGFYLKDMERLKEMLATLLITRQFLQNVREALQPHLYRRLGRGELGLGTVWELAHALLGLLSLRPPAPRRLEPQADEGGGGSGGGRRCLSGGCGVPEEEEEVPMERRPAGEGGEAGDGLQGAEEEEEDEEDEEEEEEEEDEEGGLLDCSFRLKKVSFAERGAGQAQAGLSPEALLEEGSPTMVEKGLEPGVFTLAEDDDEVEGAPGSPEREPAAVLLRRAGCEGRDQGPDGGLDSEPGDTRRQRRQNQNRSSWIDPPEEEHSPQLTQAELESCMKKYEDTFQDYQEMFVQFGYVVLFSSAFPLAALCALVNNLIEIRSDAFKLCTGLQRPFGQRVESIGQWQKAMEVMGVLAIVVNCYLIGQCGQLQRLFPWLGPEAAIVSVVVLEHFALLLKYLLHGAIPDIPGWVAEEMAKLEYQRREAFKKHERQAQHHFQQQQRRRREEEERQRHADHHARREREAGGRDEARAEGPGLDPVAPEKAAAKAKGSGQGGPGAERPKRPGSLLAPNNVLKLKQIIPLQSKFLSAGTASSLAAAGPAARPPPAQSPPGGDTRLPAFLSFKFLKSPETRRDPERSHSPPKAFHAGKLFPFGGARAEAGANGAGGQARQDGPPGAGGGRALQSGPSDEAAAEEPDAPRPEGEGAGTALAPVGNPSLRTRRSRSPAPPTPPPTPRPPPPTPPAGCWQWDGPWGCGGEVGGPRQAPAATECPPCTHTGPPAAPLPLPGDASFYSLPPPPPPSCEPPEAPAPSPSPSPQAVCWPSGWH, from the exons ATGGCCGAGGCCACCCCCGGCGCCGGGGGCACGTCCCCGGAGGGCGAGCGCGGCAAGAGGCCCCCGCCGGAGGGCGAGCCCGCAACCCCGGCGGCCGGAGTTCTGG ATAAGCTGTTCGGGAAGCGGCTCCTGCAGGCGGGTCGCTACCTGGTGTCTCACAAGGCGTGGATGAAGACGGTGCCCACGGAGAACTGCGACGTGCTGATGACCTTCCCAG ACACCACCGACGACCACACGCTGCTATGGCTGCTGAACCACATTCGCGTGGGCATCCCCGAGCTCATCGTGCAGGTCCGCCACCACCGCCACACGCGTGCCTACGCCTTCTTCGTCACCGCCACCTATGAGAG CCTGCTCCGAGGGGCCGACGAGCTGGGTCTGCGCAAGGCAGTGAAGGCCGAGTTCGGCGGAGGCACGCGCGGCTTCTCGTGCGAGGAGGACTTTATCTACGAGAACGTGGAGAGCGAGCTGCGCTTCTTCACCTCGCAG GAGCGCCAGAGCATCATCCGGTTCTGGCTGCAGAACCTGCGGGCCAAGCAGGGCGAGGCGCTGCACAACGTGCGCTTCCTGGAGGACCAGCCAATCA TCCCCGAGCTGGCGGCCCGCGGCATCATCCAGCAGGTGTTTCCGGTGCACGAGCAGCGCATCCTGAACCGCCTCATGAAGTCGTGGGTGCAGGCCGTGTGTGAGAACCAGCCTCTCG ACGAGATCTGCGACTACTTCGGGGTGAAAATCGCCATGTACTTCGCCTGGCTGGGTTTCTACACCTCGGCGATGGTGTATCCGGCCGTGTTCGGCTCCGTCCTGTACACCTTCACAGAGGCCGATCAG ACAAGCCGGGACGTGTCCTGCGTGGTGTTTGCGCTCTTCAATGTGGTCTGGTCCACGCTGTTCCTGGAGGAGTGGAAGCGCAGGGGGGCGGAGCTGGCCTACAAGTGGGGGACGCTGGACTCGCCAGGGGAAGCCGTGGAAGAGCCGCGGCCCCAGTTCAGG GGTGTGCGGCGCATCAGTCCCGTGACGCAGGCCGAGGAGTTCTACTACCCGCCGTGGAAGCGGCTGCTCTTCCAGCTGCTCGTGAGCCTGCCCCTGTGCCTGGCCTCCCTGGCCTGCGTCTTCCTGCTCATGCTTGGCTGCTTCCAGCTACAG GAGCTGGTGCTGAACGTGAAGGGGCTGCCCCGGCTCGCCCGCTTCCTGCCCAAGGTAGTGCTGGCCCTGCTGGTGAGCGCGAGCGCTGAGGGCTACAAGAAACTGGCAGTGTGGCTGAACGACATGG AGAATTACCGACTGGAGAGTGCCTACGAGAAGCATCTCATCATCAAGGTTGTGCTG TTCCAGTTTGTCAACTCCTACCTGAGCCTCTTCTACATCGGCTTCTACCTCAAGGACATGGAGCGCCTGAAGGAG ATGCTGGCCACCCTCCTGATCACCCGCCAGTTCCTCCAGAACGTGCGTGAGGCGCTGCAGCCGCACCTGTACCGGCGGCTGGGCCGTGGCGAGCTAGGCCTGGGCACCGTCTGGGAGCTGGCCCATGCCCTGCTCGGCCTGCTGAGCCTgcggccccccgccccccgccgccTTGAGCCCCAGGCTGACGAGGGGGGCGGCGGCAGCGGTGGGGGCCGCAGGTGCCTCAGCGGGGGCTGCGGGGTgcccgaggaggaggaggaggtgccGATGGAGCGGCGGCCCGCGGGGGAAGGCGGGGAGGCCGGGGACGGGCTGCAGGGggccgaggaggaggaggaggacgaggaggacgaagaggaggaggaggaggaggaggacgaggAGGGCGGCCTCCTGGACTGCAGCTTCCGGCTGAAGAAGGTCAGCTTCGCTGAGCGGGGCGCCGGGCAGGCACAGGCCGGCCTGAGCCCAGAGGCCCTCCTGGAGGAGGGGAGCCCCACGATGGTGGAGAAGGGCCTGGAGCCCGGCGTGTTCACTCTGGCCGAGGACGACGACGAGGTGGAGGGGGCTCCGGGCAGCCCTGAGCGGGAGCCCGCAGCCGTCCTGCTGCGTCGGGCAGGGTGCGAGGGCCGTGACCAGGGGCCCGATGGGGGCCTGGACTCGGAGCCGGGCGACACCCGGAGGCAGCGTCGGCAGAACCAGAACCGGTCGTCTTGGATCGACCCACCCGAGGAAGAGCACTCGCCCCAGCTCACCCAGGCCGAGCTGGAGAGCTGCATGAAGAAGTACGAG GACACGTTCCAGGACTACCAGGAGATGTTCGTGCAGTTCGGCTACGTCGTGCTCTTCTCGTCCGCCTTCCCTCTGGCTGCACTCTGCGCCCTGGTCAACAACCTCATAGAGATCCGCAGCGACGCTTTCAAGCTGTGCACGGGGCTGCAGCGGCCCTTTGGGCAGCGCGTGGAGAGCATCGGGCAGTggcag AAGGCGATGGAAGTTATGGGCGTCCTGGCCATCGTGGTCAACTGCTACCTGATTGGCCAGTGCGGGCAGCTGCAGCGTCTCTTCCCCTGGCTCGGCCCTGAGGCAGCCATTGTGTCCGTGGTGGTGCTCGAG CACTTCGCCCTGCTGCTCAAGTACCTCCTCCACGGGGCCATCCCCGACATCCCGGGCTGGGTGGCCGAGGAGATGGCCAAGCTTGAGTACCAGCGCCGGGAGGCCTTCAAG AAGCACGAGCGCCAGGCGCAGCACCACTTCCAGCAGCAGCAGCGACGGCGGCGGGAGGAGGAGGAGCGGCAGCGCCACGCCGACCACCATGCCCGGCGGGAGCGTGAGGCCGGCGGCCGAGACGAGGCACGGGCCGAGGGCCCCGGGCTGGACCCCGTGGCCCCTGAGAAGGCCGCGGCCAAGGCCAAGGGCAGCGGGCAGGGCGGCCCTGGCGCAGAGCGGCCCAAGCGGCCGGGCTCGCTGCTGGCACCCAACAATGTCCTGAAGCTGAAGCAGATCATCCCGCTGCAGAGCAAGTTCCTGTCCGCGGGCACTGCGTCCTCGCTGGCCGCCGCTGGCCCTGCGGCCCGGCCGCCCCCGGCCCAGTCACCCCCGGGCGGCGACACCCGCCTGCCGGCCTTCCTCAGCTTCAAGTTCCTCAAGTCGCCCGAGACGCGCAGGGACCCCGAGCGCAGCCACTCACCGCCCAAGGCCTTCCACGCCGGCAAGCTCTTCCCCTTTGGCGGGGCCCGGGCCGAGGCCGGGGCCAACGGGGCGGGCGGGCAGGCCCGGCAGGACGGGCCCCCTGGCGCTGGTGGTGGCCGGGCCCTGCAGAGTGGGCCGTCCGACGAGGCCGCGGCTGAGGAGCCGGACGCGCCCCGGCCCGAAGGGGAAGGCGCAG GGACAGCGCTGGCCCCCGTGGGCAACCCCAGCCTCCGCACCCGCCGCAGCCGGAGTCCCGCGCCCCCGACGCCGCCGCCCACACCGCGGCCCCCGCCCCCAACACCGCCCGCTGGCTGCTGGCAGTGGGATGGGCCGTGGGGCTGTGGGGGCGAGGTTGGTGGCCCCCGCCAGGCCCCTGCCGCCACCGAGTGCCCACCCTGCACCCACACCGGGCCCCCGGCCGCCCCCCTGCCCCTTCCTGGGGACGCCAGCTTCTACAGCCTTCCACCCCCGCCACCGCCCTCCTGCGAGCCTCCCGAGGCCCCCGcgcccagtcccagccccagcccgcAGGCCGTGTGCTGGCCCAGCGGCTGGCACTAG